A genomic region of Raphanus sativus cultivar WK10039 chromosome 6, ASM80110v3, whole genome shotgun sequence contains the following coding sequences:
- the LOC108811839 gene encoding protein SABRE isoform X2, translating into MAASPAKFFFGFLILSIVLWMIFVLCSRFSAWILSRVLGASVVFRVGGWKCLRDVTVKFNKGAIESVSAGEIKVSLRQSLVKLGVGFLSRDPKLQVLICDLEVVMRSSTSTNNVPKPKRQKPRNSGWGKWMVVANIARFLSVSVADMVVKTRKAIMEVKELKLDISKDGGTKPNLYVELHVLPILVHLCESRMMSDQSSSSSFERSTASQTTSATSDRSSPALFCDELSLSTEFGHDRAVGIFLRNVEVISGDVTLTFDEDSFPKSKQSSSTLHSDEVVTSTTADSSAKKSPKEHQLVVALAKYSSSFPEMISFKLPKLDVRCVNREHDLVAENNITGIQLRSVKSKYFEDTGESTRLDVQMELSEIHLFREAEFSVLEIMKVDVVSFIYIPIQPVLPIRAEVDIKLGGTRCNLFISRLQPWLRLHFLKKKKLVLQGPTHTLGKSKASDTNAIMWTGTVSAPEMTVMLYGIDGLPMSHFCSQSSHVFANNVSNTGTAVHVELGELNLHLADEYQECFKENLFGIEPNSGSLMHIAKLSLDWGRSDRTSSDEVGCRSKLILSVDVTGMCIYFSFKRVESLIISAMSFKALFKTLSVSGKKMNQSGGVQPSKGSGKGTRLVNLNLERCCVNFCDETGLDNTVIDDPKTVNYGSQGGRVKFSSLADGRLRTANIQSTASEECKRLKYSVSLEISHFKFCLNKDKHSTQMELGRAMSIYQEYLEEHKPCSKVKLFDMHNAKLVRRSGGLNEIGVCSLFSATDISLGWEPDVHLSFYELFLRLKSLVYAQRLKEHEREGISSVKDGGWGEEINLSNSVDKQKKKESMFAIDVERLTISAEVGDGVEVKLEAQSIFSENACIGVLLEGLMLAFNESRVFKTTRMQISRVPSASSSLSDGVPVMTGGPWDWVVQGLDVHICMPHKLQLRAIDDSIEDMLRALRLITVAKGKNSFPGKQESSKPKSKKSSPKFGRVRFCIRRLTADIEEEPIQGWLDEHYHLVKKEACELAVRLKFLEDFIHKTTQSSKGAETSDPSDERKMLFDGVEIDVKDPLAINKVKDEIHKRSFQSYYQACQGLTPSEGSGACTEGFQAGFKPSSARIYLLSVCATDFDLSLTAVHGGDAGLMEVLKKLDPICQKNDIPFSRLYGSNVDLKTGSLVVQLRNYTLPLLSGTSGKCEGRIVLAQQATCFQPQISQDVFVGRWRKVRMFRSATGTTPPMKTYSDLRIHFQQGQVSFGVGYEPAFADVSYAFTVALRRANLSHRSPGVQPVIKKERSLPWWDDMRNYVHGNITLSFSESKWDILATTNPYECLDKLQIVTAPIELRQSDGRVFVNAKDFKIKLSSLESLISRHSLKVPVGTSRAAFIEAPVFNLEVTMDWECESGNSLNHYLYAFPTEGKPREKVFDPFRSTLLSLRWNFSLRSEKLHQSSSGTEQSTDSGTVYSSQDKPETPTMNLGAHDLAWILKFWGLMYYPPHKLRSFSRWPRFGVARVARSGNLSLDKVMTEFMLRVDATPSLINYMPWDSDDPARGLTFNMAKLKYELCYSRGKQKYTFECKRDVLDLVYQGLDLHVPKAFINKDVHPCIPATVQDLRKNTQSAFIDRVPCGKDRKRDEKHRDEGFLLSSDYFTIRRQAPKADPERLLAWQEAGRRNLEMTYVRSEFENGSESDEHIRSDPSDDDGYNVVIADNCQRIFVYGLKLLWTIANRDAVWSFVGGISKAFEPAKPSPSRQYTQRKIIEESQKESCQETHQGVTMKSSASPGRNIPSQPIEMAEPLSSPPHSVKIEKSYDRDLGKVENSESEEEGTRHFMVNVIEPQFNLHSEEANGRFLLAAVSGRVLARSFSSIMRVGVEVIEQALGTESVQIPECSPEMTWTRTEITVMLEHVQAHVAPTDVDPGAGLQWLPKIRKNSPKVKRTGALLERVFMPCDMYFRYTRHKGRNPDLKVKPLKELTFNSHNITATMTSRQFQVMLDVLTNLLFARLPKPRKSSLQCPTEDEDVEEETDEVVPYGVEEVELAKINLEEKERARKLLLDDIRKLSHCSDSMDDTHMEKEGELWMISSRKSTLVQGLEKELLYAQKSRKVASASLRMALQKAAQLRLMEKEKNKSPSYAMCISLQFNKVVWSMIVDGKPFAEAEINDMIYDFYRDYKDIGVARFTTKSFVLRNCLPHAKSDMLLSAWNPPIDWGKNFMLHVDAKQGAPKDGHYPLELFHVAIYPLRIHLTETMYRMMWEYFFPEEEQDSQRRQEVWKISTTAGSKRVKKGLAGHESSTTSHSNVEASRGSSAAFSASATALSQSNADSVQKSNTLSLRSSTDGFGQELRRTSSFDRTWEENVAQSVANELVREANEQLEDSSKQKPKETKAVKPGRSSHEEKKAGKSRPRKMMEFHNIKIGQVELQVTYEGSRFVVNDLKLLMDTFDRIEFTGTWRRLFSRVKKHIIWGVLKSVTGMQGKKFKDKSQINRGTAENDLNLSDNDQTGKPVTLFKRQSDGAGEGFVTSVKGLFNTQRRKAKAFVLRTMRGEAENDFHAEWSDSDVEFSPFARQLTITKTKKLIRRHTKKLRPRSQRGSTSQQRESLPSSSREVTVFESDCSSGSSPYEDFPD; encoded by the exons atgGCGGCTTCACCTGCTAAGTTCTTCTTCGGGTTCCTGATTCTTTCCATCGTCTTATGGATGATCTTCGT ACTTTGTTCAAGATTCTCTGCGTGGATTCTTAGCCGAGTGCTGGGAGCATCTGTTGTGTTCCGTGTTGGCGGTTGGAAATGCCTCAGGGATGTCACGGTCAAGTTCAATAAG GGTGCTATCGAGTCCGTGTCTGCTGGTGAAATTAAAGTAAGCTTACGACAGTCCTTGGTCAAACTCGGCGTTGGTTTTCTTTCTAGAGATCCTAAACTGCAAGTCTTGATATGTGATCTTGAAGTTGTAATGAGGTCATCCACTTCAACAAATAATGTACCCAAACCCAAACGTCAGAAACCTCGTAATTCAGGCTGGGGAAAGTGGATGGTGGTGGCTAATATTGCGAGGTTTCTTTCAGTTTCCGTCGCGGATATGGTTGTCAAg ACCCGAAAGGCAATAATGGAAGTCAAGGAACTGAAGTTGGATATATCGAAAGATGGTGGGACAAAGCCAAATCTATATGTAGAGCTGCATGTATTACCGATTCTGGTTCACTTATGTGAGTCACGCATGATGTCTGATCAGTCGTCTAGCTCAAGCTTTGAAAGGTCTACTGCTTCCCAAACGACCTCTGCCACATCAGACAGATCCTCTCCTGCTTTGTTTTGTGATGAGCTCTCTCTTTCTACTGAGTTTGGACATGACAG GGCTGTAGGTATCTTTTTACGAAATGTGGAAGTTATATCTGGAGATGTAACTCTGACTTTTGATGAGGATTCATTTCCAAAGAGCAAACAGTCATCATCTACTCTTCATTCAGATGAAGTTGTAACGTCAACTACTGCTGATTCATCTGCCAAGAAATCTCCTAAAGAGCATCAACTGGTGGTAGCTCTCGCAAAATATTCGTCGTCTTTTCCTGAAATG ATTTCGTTCAAACTACCCAAACTGGATGTGAGATGTGTCAATCGAGAACATGAtctggttgctgagaataacaTCACAGGAATTCAACTAAGGAGtgttaaatcaaaatattttgaagacaCAGGAGAGAGTACACGTCTCGATGTTCAGATGGAACTCAGTGAGATTCAT CTTTTTAGAGAAGCTGAGTTCTCTGTTTTGGAGATTATGAAAGTTGATGTGGTCTCGTTTATCTACATCCCAATTCAG ccgGTTCTGCCTATTAGAGCTGAAGTTGATATAAAGCTGGGAGGTACAAGATGCAACCTATTCATTTCTAGGCTACAGCCCTGGTTGCGTCTTCATttcttgaaaaagaaaaaactggtGCTGCAAGGTCCCACTCACACACTCGGGAAATCAAAAGCTTCTGATACGAATGCCATTATGTGGACAGGCACAGTTTCAGCCCCTGAGATGACTGTTATGCTATATGGTATTGATGGTTTGCCTATGTCTCAT TTTTGTTCGCAGTCGTCGCATGTGTTTGCTAATAACGTTTCGAATACGGGAACAGCAGTTCATGTTGAACTTGGTGAATTGAATCTGCATCTGGCAGATGAGTACCAGGAATGCTTTAAAGAAAACCTTTTCGGAATAGAGCCGAACTCTGGTTCGTTAATGCATATAGCAAAGCTTAGCTTGGATTGGGGAAGAAGTGACAGAACATCATCTGACGAAGTTGGTTGCAGAAGTAAATTGATACTCTCAGTAGACGTGACTGGAATGTGTATTTACTTTTCTTTCAAGCGTGTTGAATCCCTCATAATTAGTGCTATGTCCTTCAAAGCTCTCTTCAAGACATTATCTGTTTCCGGCAAAAAGATGAATCAATCTGGAGGAGTGCAACCATCCAAAGGATCTGGGAAAGGAACTAGGCTTGTGAACCTAAATCTTGAACGTTGCTGTGTGAATTTCTGTGACGAGACAGGATTGGATAACACAGTTATTGACGATCCTAAAACAGTCAACTATGGATCACAAGGTGGCCGAGTTAAGTTTAGCTCATTGGCTGATGGCAGACTACGCACAGCGAACATTCAGTCTACTGCTTCTGAAGAGTGTAAAAGACTGAAGTACTCGGTCTCTCTGGaaatatcacattttaaattttgtctCAACAAGGATAAACACTCAACGCAGATGGAGCTTGGAAGAGCAATGTCTATCTACCAGGAATATTTGGAGGAGCATAAACCTTGTTCAAAGGTCAAGTTGTTTGATATGCACAACGCGAAGCTTGTACGTCGATCTGGTGGTCTCAATGAAATAGGCGTTTGTTCTCTCTTCAGTGCTACTGATATTTCACTGGGTTGGGAACCTGACGTCCATTTGTCTTTCTATGAACTGTTTTTGCGGTTGAAATCCCTGGTTTATGCACAAAGGCTTAAAGAACATGAAAGGGAAGGCATCTCTAGTGTGAAAGATGGTGGCTGGGGTGAAGAAATAAATTTGTCCAACTCTGTTGACAAGcagaagaaaaaagaatctATGTTTGCTATTGATGTGGAAAGGTTGACAATATCAGCTGAGGTAGGAGATGGGGTAGAGGTTAAATTGGAGGCACAATCAATATTTTCTGAGAATGCCTGTATAGGAGTGCTTCTTGAGGGGCTTATGCTTGCTTTTAATGAATCTCGAGTGTTTAAAACTACAAGAATGCAAATATCAAGAGTTCCTTCTGCCTCATCGAGTTTATCTGATGGAGTCCCTGTAATGACAGGTGGTCCTTGGGACTGGGTAGTACAAGGGCTTGATGTGCATATTTGCATGCCACACAAGCTGCAGTTGCGTGCCATAGATGATTCGATTGAAGACATGTTGCGAGCCTTGAGACTTATAACTGTAGCGAAAGGTAAAAACAGTTTTCCAGGAAAGCAAGAAAGCTCGAAGCCTAAGAGTAAGAAATCTAGTCCAAAATTTGGCCGCGTAAGATTTTGCATACGCAGGCTTACCGCAGATATTGAGGAAGAACCAATTCAGGGTTGGCTTGATGAACACTATCATCTGGTTAAGAAGGAAGCTTGCGAGTTGGCTGTAAGATTGAAATTTCTTGAagattttattcacaaaactaCTCAGTCTTCTAAAGGTGCTGAAACAAGTGATCCTTCAGATGAAAGGAAGATGCTTTTTGATGGGGTTGAAATTGATGTCAAGGATCCTTTAGCTATTAACAAAGTCAAGGATGAGATTCATAAACGGTCTTTTCAATCCTATTATCAGGCATGTCAGGGTTTAACTCCCTCAGAGGGTTCAGGTGCCTGTACGGAAGGATTTCAGGCAGGTTTTAAGCCAAGTTCTGCTAGAATTTATCTTCTCTCTGTTTGTGCCACAGATTTTGATTTAAGCTTGACGGCAGTTCATGGTGGTGATGCTGGTTTGATGGAAGTCTTGAAGAAGCTTGATcctatttgtcaaaaaaatgaCATACCCTTTTCTCGGTTATATGGAAGCAATGTTGATTTGAAAACTGGAAGCTTGGTAGTTCAGCTAAGAAATTACACACTCCCTCTTCTCTCTGGCACTTCTGGCAAATGTGAAGGTCGTATTGTGCTTGCTCAGCAG GCAACGTGTTTTCAACCACAAATTTCCCAAGACGTATTTGTAGGCAGATGGAGAAAAGTGCGAATGTTCCGGTCAGCAACTGGCACAACTCCGCCGATGAAGACCTACTCAGATTTGCGTATACATTTTCAACAAGGACAAGTTTCCTTTGGAGTTGGCTACGAACCGGCGTTTGCAGACGTTAGCTATGCTTTCACTGTGGCTCTTCGTAGAGCTAATCTGAGTCATAGGAGTCCAGGTGTTCAACCTGTCATTAAAAAAGAACGAAGCTTACCTTGGTGGGATGATATGAGAAACTATGTTCATGGCAATATCACTTTATCTTTTTCTGAATCAAAGTGGGATATTCTTGCTACAACAAATCCGTATGAGTGTCTTGATAAACTTCAAATAGTGACTGCTCCTATTGAACTTCGCCAGTCAGATGGTCGTGTGTTTGTCAATGCTAAAGATTTCAAGATAAAACTGAGCAGTCTGGAGAGTTTGATTAGCcgacactctttaaaagttccAGTCGGCACCTCTAGAGCTGCATTTATTGAAGCCCCTGTGTTTAATCTCGAAGTTACAATGGACTGGGAATGCGAGTCTGGGAATTCTTTGAATCATTACCTATATGCATTTCCAACTGAAGGAAAGCCTCGTGAAAAGGTCTTTGATCCGTTCAGATCAACATTACTCTCGCTTCGGTGGAATTTCTCCCTAAGATCGGAGAAACTTCACCAGTCTTCCTCAGGTACAGAGCAGTCAACAGACAGTGGAACTGTCTACAGCTCGCAAGACAAGCCTGAGACACCGACAATGAATCTTGGAGCTCATGATTTGGCATGGATACTAAAGTTCTGGGGTTTGATGTACTATCCTCCTCACAAGTTGCGTTCTTTCTCCAGATGGCCTAGGTTTGGTGTCGCTAGAGTTGCAAGATCAGGAAACTTATCTCTAGATAAGGTGATGACGGAATTTATGCTCCGTGTAGATGCCACTCCTTCCCTGATCAATTACATGCCTTGGGACTCTGATGACCCTGCCAGAGGATTGACTTTTAACATGGCAAAGCTAAAATACGAATTATGCTATAGTCGTGGGAAGCAGAAGTATACATTTGAGTGCAAGCGAGATGTGCTTGACCTTGTATATCAAGGTCTTGATCTTCACGTGCCTAAGGCTTTTATTAATAAAGATGTGCATCCTTGCATTCCAGCAACCGTTCAGGATTTGAGGAAAAACACTCAGAGTGCTTTCATAGACAGAGTACCCTGTGGAAAGGATCGCAAGAGGGATGAGAAGCATCGCGATGAAGGTTTTCTATTGTCGTCTGATTATTTTACAATCAGAAGGCAGGCCCCAAAAGCTGATCCGGAAAGGCTATTAGCTTGGCAAGAGGCTGGAAGAAGAAATCTTGAGATGACATATGTGCGGTCTGAATTTGAGAACGGAAGCGAGAGTGATGAGCACATACGATCAGACCCTAGTGATGATGATGGATACAATGTTGTCATTGCTGACAATTGTCAAAGGATCTTTGTATATGGCCTCAAACTCCTGTGGACCATTGCGAACAGAGATGCTGTTTGGTCTTTTGTTGGTGGAATATCAAAAGCATTTGAGCCTGCCAAACCTTCTCCTTCGCGTCAGTATACACAGAGGAAGATTATTGAAGAAAGCCAAAAAGAATCTTGTCAAGAAACGCATCAAGGGGTAACGATGAAGTCTTCTGCAAGCCCTGGAAGAAATATTCCTTCTCAGCCTATAGAGATGGCAGAACCTCTTTCATCACCGCCACACTCAGTGAAAATTGAGAAATCATATGACAGAG ATCTAGGTAAAGTTGAGAACAGCGAATCAGAGGAAGAAGGCACTCGTCACTTCATGGTGAATGTCATTGAGCCACAGTTTAATCTTCACTCTGAAGAAGCTAAT GGACGCTTTCTGCTTGCTGCTGTTAGTGGCCGTGTTCTAGCACGATCGTTTAGTTCCATCATGCGTGTTGGTGTGGAAGTGATTGAACAGGCTCTAGGCACTGAAAGTGTCCAGATTCCAGAATGTAGTCCTGAAATGACATGGACACGGACGGAAATTACTGTAATGTTAGAGCATGTACAGGCTCATGTTGCTCCGACTGATGTTGACCCGGGAGCTGGATTGCAGTGGCTCCCAAAAATTCGTAAAAACTCGCCAAAGGTGAAACGTACTGGGGCTTTACTTGAAAGAGTCTTCATGCCTTGTGACATGTACTTTAGGTATACAAGACACAAAGGTAGAAATCCTGATTTAAAG GTGAAACCACTAAAAGAACTCACTTTCAATTCACACAATATAACCGCTACAATGACTTCTCGGCAATTCCAGGTTATGCTGGATGTTCTGACTAATCTTCTCTTTGCAAGGCTTCCAAA GCCTCGGAAAAGTAGTCTCCAATGTCCCACTGAAGATGAAGACGTTGAAGAGGAGACTGATGAGGTAGTTCCCTATGGAGTTGAAGAAGTAGAGCTTGCAAAAATCAACCTCGAAGAGAAAGAGCGAGCACGGAAGTTGCTTCTTGATGATATTAGAAAATTGTCTCATTGTTCCGACAGTATGGATGACACACATATGGAAAAGGAAGGTGAATTATGGATGATTAGTTCCAGAAAATCCACACTG GTGCAAGGATTAGAGAAAGAGCTCTTATATGCACAGAAGTCTAGAAAGGTGGCTTCTGCATCTCTAAGAATGGCGCTGCAGAAGGCTGCACAGCTGCGACtgatggaaaaagaaaagaacaaaagtCCATCATATGCTATGTGCATTTCCTTGCAATTCAATAAGGTTGTTTGGAGCATGATTGTAGACGGTAAACCCTTTGCTGAAGCAGAGATAAATGACATG ATTTATGACTTTTATCGAGATTACAAAGACATTGGTGTTGCTCGATTCACAACCAAGTCCTTTGTTTTGAGGAACTGTCTTCCTCATGCAAAGTCGGATATGCTTTTATCAGCGTGGAATCCTCCAATCGACTGGGGAAA GAATTTCATGCTACATGTAGATGCAAAGCAAGGAGCGCCAAAAGATGGACACTATCCTCTTGAGCTTTTCCAT GTGGCGATTTACCCCCTGAGGATTCATTTGACAGAAACAATGTACAGAATGATGTGGGAGTATTTCTTCCCAGAGGAAGAGCAGGATTCCCAAAGACGACAG GAAGTTTGGAAAATTTCGACAACGGCTGGCTCGAAACGTGTAAAGAAAGGGTTAGCAGGTCATGAGTCTTCTACAACTAGTCACTCCAATGTTGAAGCATCTCGCGGGAGTTCTGCAGCGTTCTCTGCTTCTGCCACAGCGCTGTCACAAAGCAATGCTGACTCTGTTCAA AAATCAAATACGCTAAGCCTCAGGTCTAGCACTGATGGTTTTGGTCAGGAGTTGAGAAGGACATCTTCTTTTGATAGGACTTGGGAAGAAAATGTGGCACAATCCGTGGCTAATGAACTCGTTCGAGAAGCTAATGAACAACTGGAGGATTCCTCTAAACAGAAGCCCAAAGAAACAAAAGCTGTCAAGCCTGGCCGCTCTTCTCATGAAGAAAAGAAAGCTGGAAAGTCTAGGCCTAGAAAGATGATGGAGTTTCACAACATCAAAATAGGCCAG GTGGAGCTTCAAGTGACCTACGAGGGCTCAAGATTTGTTGTAAATGACCTCAAGTTGTTGATGGATACATTTGACCGTATTGAGTTCACTGGGACTTGGAGAAGACTGTTTTCTCGTGTTAAGAAACACATCATTTGGGGAGTACTGAAGTCTGTTACAGGAATGCAG GGGAAGAAATTCAAAGACAAATCACAGATAAACCGTGGGACTGCTGAAAATGACCTTAATCTAAGTGACAATGATCAAACGGGGAAACCAGTCACCTTGTTTAAGCGTCAAAGTGATGGAGCAGGGGAGGGATTTGTTACTTCTGTTAAAGGACTATTCAACACGCAAAGGCGCAAGGCCAAAGCATTTGTGTTGAGAACTATGAGAGGTGAAGCAGAGAACGATTTCCATGCGGAGTGGAGTGATAGTGATGTAGAATTCTCTCCTTTTGCTCGGCAATTAACTATAACGAAAACTAAGAAGCTCATCAGACGTCACACTAAGAAACTACGTCCAAGATCTCAAAGAG GTTCAACTTCTCAGCAAAGAGAATCACTTCCATCATCATCAAGAGAGGTCACTGTATTTGAAAGTGATTGTTCAAGTGGATCTTCACCGTACGAAGATTTTCCAGATTAA